AGTCAGCGATCCCTACCAACGCTTGGGTTTAGGTACAGAAATCTTACACCAACTACTACAAGTTGGTCGTCATGAAAATATCCAGCGCATCACTGCCGACATTCTGTCAGAAAATGTTGCCATGCAACGAGTTTGTGAAAAAGTTGGCTTCAGATTGCATCGTAGTGCTGATATAACCAGGGCGGAAATTGATTTGTAGGGTCAAGAGTCAAAAGTCAAGAGCCAAGAGCCAAGAGTCAATGGAATGTGCAATGTGTCACAGCTTAATTAGTGAGGAGTGGGAAGTTGGGAAGTACTTAAAAAAATAGCGGAGCAAGATTATGTCACAAGCCACTATAGAATCGATTCTGCAAGAAGAACGTTTATTTCAACCTCCTAGGGAATTTTCGCAAGCTGCTTATATTAAAAGTCTGGAAGAATACCAACGCATCTACGCAAAATCCGTAGCTGACCCCGAAGGATTTTGGGGAGAACTGGCAGAAAAAGAGTTGCACTGGTTCCAGAAGTGGGACAAGGTGCTAGATTGGCAACCTCCGTTTGCTCAGTGGTTTGTCGGGGGTAAGTTAAATATTTCCTATAACTGCCTGGATCGCCATCTTACAGACGGTCGGCGTGACAAGACTGCGTTAATTTGGGAAGGAGAACCAGGGGATTCGCGCACTTTTACCTATGCCCAGTTACATCAGGAAGTTTGCCAAATGGCGAATGTGTTGAAAAAGCTGGGTGTACAGAAAGGCGATCGCGTTGGTATTTATATGCCGATGATTCCCGAAGCCGCGATCGCGATGTTGGCTTGTGTGCGAATTGGTGCGATTCACACTGTTGTTTTTGCTGGTTTCAGCGCTGAAGCTTTAAAAGAAAGACTTGTAGACGCTCAAGCCAAAATTGTGATTACTGCTGATGGCGGCTGGCGTAAAGATGCGATCGTACCAGTAAAAGAGCAGGTCAATCGTGCATTGGCAGATAATGGTGCGCCTAGCGTCCAAAATGTCTTGGTAGTCAAGCGCACCGATCGCGAAGTTAACATGATTCCCGAGCGCGACCTTTGGTGGCACGAACTACGCCAAGATGTAGCAATTGATTGTCCAGCCGAGCCAATGGACAGCGAAGATACGCTATTTATCCTCTACACTTCTGGAACTACAGGTAAACCCAAAGGCGTTGTCCACACTGTTGGCGGTTACAGCCTCTTCAGCCACATCACCACCAAATGGATTTTTGATGTCAAAGACAACGATATCCTCTGGTGTACTGCTGACGTGGGTTGGATTACTGGACACAGTTACATTATTTACGGGCCGCTGTCTAACGGTGCCACAACGGTGATGTACGAAGGCGCTCCCCGCAGTTCCAATCCTGGTTGTTTTTGGGATGTGATTCAAAAATACCGCGTCACCATTTTTTACACCGCACCTACAGCTATTCGTACCTTCATGAAAATGGGCGAAGAACTGCCCAAAGCACGAGATTTATCTTCCTTGCGCTTGCTGGGATCGGTGGGAGAACCAATTAACCCCACAGCTTGGATGTGGTACTACCGCGTAATTGGCGGCGAACGTTGTCCAGTTACAGATACCTGGTGGCAAACTGAAACAGGCGGCGCAATGATTAGCCCTTTACCCGGAGCAATTCCTACCAAACCCGGTTCTGCAACTCTACCATTCCCCGGAATTGTGGCAGATGTGGTGGATTTAGAAGGCAATCCTGTCGGTGCAAATCAGGGCGGATATCTAGTGATTCATAATCCCTGGCCGGGAATGCTAAGAAATGTCTACCGCAACCCTGACCGTTATCGCAGCACCTATTGGGAACATATCCCCCCCAAAAATGGCAAGTATATCTATTTCACAGGTGATGGCGCACGCAAAGACGAAGACGGCTACTTCTGGATTATGGGTCGAGTAGACGATGTAATTAATGTTGCCGGACACCGCTTGGGGACGATGGAAGTAGAATCAGCCTTAGTTTCTCACCAAGCAGTTTCAGAAGCAGCAGTAGTCGGTAGACCAGAGGAAATCAAAGGTGAAGAAATTGTCGCCTTTGTCACCTTAGAAGAAGGGTATTCTCCTAGTGAAGAATTAGCTAAGGAATTGAAAAAGCACGTTGTCCAAGAAATTGGCGTAATTGCCCGTCCTAGTGAAATTCGCTTTACGGATGCCTTACCCAAAACCCGTTCCGGTAAGATTGTGCGGCGTGTCCTCAGAGCTTTGGCTGCTGGTGAAGAGATTGCAGGAGATTTATCTACTTTAGAAGACCGTGGTGTAATTGAGCAATTGCGATCGGGCACGTAATACCAATTTGAAAAAAGAATGCAACAGATGCATCTTTAGGGGCGGGGAAACTCCGCCCTTTACTAAATAGGAACTGCGAGAGTTATATATCGAACCAGATACAATTTAATATCAGGTTTACTTACTAATTTCTAAACTTTCATATCTAAGGTACGCACTAAGAACGCCCACTTATCTGTAACTTCGTCAATAATCTTAGCTGTGGGTTTACCAGCACCATGTCCTGCCTTAGTCTCAATTCTAATTAGCACTGGTGCATTACCTGCCTGAGCCGCTTGCAAAGCAGCTGCAAATTTGAAACTATGAGCAGGAACAACGCGATCGTCATGATCGGCAGTAGTAATTAATGTTGCGGGATAAGCTGTACCTGGTTTTAAATTGTGCAGTGGTGAATAGGCATATAATGCTTTAAATTCTTCTGGATTGTCTGGAGAACCGTATTCTGATGTCCAAGCCCAACCAATAGTAAATTTGTGGAACCGCAACATATCCATTACGCCAACTGCGGGTAAAGCAGCACCAAACAGATCGGGACGCTGACTCATGCAAGCACCCACTAATAAACCACCATTGCTACCACCGCCAATTGCTAGTTTTTCAGATTTGGTATATTTATTCGCGATTAACCACTCAGCAGCAGCAATAAAGTCATCAAAAACATTTTGCTTTTTCAACTTCATTCCCGCCTGATGCCATTCTTCACCGTACTCTCCACCACCACGAATATTTGGCATCGCATAGACGCCGCCCATTTCCATCCACACCAAAATACTCACAGAAAAACTAGGTGTCATTGAGGCATTAAAACCACCATAACTATAGAGATAGGTAGGGTTATTTCCATCTAATTTAATGCCTTTTTTGTGAGTGATAAACATAGGCACTCTTGTGCCATCTTTACTTTGATAAAAAACTTGTTTTGTCTCGTAATCTGCGGGATTAAAATCTACTGTTGGCTGACGGTAAACTTCACTTTTCCCCGTTACCATATCATAGCGATAGATAGTACCTGGTGTAGTGAAACTAGTAAAACTATAAAAAGTTTCTGTATCATAACGCTTGCCATCAAAGCCATTTACAGAACCAAGTCCAGGTAATTCTACCTCGCGCACAAATGTACCCTTGAGGTCGAAAATTTTGAATTGGCTGCGAGCATCTTTAAGATAATCAGCGACAAACTGATTATTAAGTATACTTACACCTTCTAAAGTTTCTGCTGACTGGGGTATGATTTCCTGCCAATTCTTTGAGTTTGGTTTTTTAATATCAACAGCAATAATTCTGCCACGCGGTGCGTTTAAATCTGTGCGAAAATAGAAGATATTATCATCGTTATCAATAAAACTGTAATCAGCCTCAAACTTATTAATCAGCTCTACCACTTCAGTATTGGTATTATTTAAATCTTTATAAAAAACTAAATTTTTGGAATCAGTACCCAACCAAACTGAAATTATTAAATATTTGCCATCTTCAGTAACGTCACCATTAAATCCCCATTCTTTTTGATCGGGGCGCTCATAGATTAATAAATCTTCTGATTGTGGAGTACCCAGTCGGTGATAATAAAGTTTTTGATAGTAGTTAACATCTGTCTTGGAAAATTGCTCTTCCTGGGGAGATCCCAAGATCGCATTTTCCGCTTCTAATTTGCTTTTTTCTTGCGGTTCATCGTAGCGACTATAGAAAAAGCCTTGATTATCATTTGTCCAGGATACACCAGAGAATTTAATCCACTTCAGTTGATCTTTTAGATCTTCACCAGTCTCGATATCACGAACTTTCCATTCTTGCCAATCAGAACCGGATGTAGATAAACCATAAGCTAAAAGTTGACCATTATCACTAATAGATAAGTCGGCAAGAGCAACTGTACCATCTTCTGAGAGTTTATTCGGGTCAAGTAAAACTTTTGGTTGGGCATCAAGAGTTTTAAGAGTATAGAGAACGCTTTGGTTTTGCAGCCCATCATTTTTGAAATAAAAATAGCGTTCGGTCGCATTCTTTTCTAAAGATTCACCTTCTTTAAATGGAATACTATATCGTTCGTAATTCCAGAGTTTAGTGAGGCGTTGTCTAATTTTTTCCTTGGCAGGAATCTCATTAAGGTAAGCAAAAGTAATTTTATTTTCTGCTTCAATCCAAGTTTTTGTTTCTGCCGAATCAGGATTTTCTAACCAACGGTAAGGATCTGCTACTACAGTGCCGTGGTAGTTATCGACTCGATCGCTCTTGTGGCTAAGTGGATAAGTCAACATAGTTTTTAATGGAGCTCTTTGCCGTGCGTAATGTTCGGAAGATGGGGTAAGGGAAACCTGTTTTAGAGACGGTTTCCTATTCATACTTTCCCCATCTGTTAATTTCTCGACTAGTACTGGTGAAGGAAACTTAGTGGAAATTGTAGCATTAGCGACAGTAGCAGGTAGCAACCATCGGCAAATCATCACTGTCACCAAGAAGATTGCTAACAGCCGAGTCCATGAAACTTTGACCATTGAGTTGTTTAAGCAGTAGTACTGTGAATAAGTTTCTCTCCTTTGAGCATCCGTACTGCTGCTTCCAGTAGAGCTTCTTCTAGGTAAGGCTTGGTAAAGTAACCGCTAGCACCAAGTTGGATTGCCATTTGTCTGTGCTTATCTGCACCCCGTGAGGTGAGCATAGCGATTGGTAGGTGGTTGAGGTTGTTATCTTTCTGAATCCGAGAGAGCAACTCCAGTCCATCACACCGGGGCATTTCAATGTCGCAAAATACAATATCGCAAGGCAAACCAGAACGAAGTTTATCCCAAGCCTCTTGTCCATCACGAGCCTGTTCTACGCGATAACCTGCCTTGTTAAAGGTGAGGGAGAGTAATTCTCTGACTGTAATCGAGTCATCAACAATCAGCACAGTTGGATCAATCTTCACAGCTGGGACTTCTGGTGTGATGGGAGTCGCTTTCTGCTGCCAAATGCCACCACTTTGTTTAGATATCCGTCCTTGGAAGATATCCATGATTTCTAGGACATCAGCAATTGGCATAATACGACCATCACCTAGAACTGTCGCACCAGCTACACCTAGAGGTTTGGGTGCTGGCCCTTCAAATTGCTTAATTACAATTTCTTGTTCGCTTAGTACCAAGTCAATCTGTAGGGCAATTAGATTATTTGCCGATCGCACTACAACCACAGAAACCATGTCATCATCGCGAGTACCACCGTAAACACTACCGCGGCTGATTTGTCGGTTGAAGGCTAAAAGCTCTTTTAAGGGACGGAATGGCAAGACTGTATCTCGCCAAGGAATAAATGTTTGCCCATCAGCATTTTGTTGGATATTTTTAACAGGAATATCCAGGGTATCTTCTACACCATCCATTGGGAAGGCGATGCGAGCTTTATCGGAAACACAGCACAGCGCTTTACAAATACTCAATGTGAGTGGCAAACGAATTGTAAAGGTTGTTCCTTTACCAAGGGTAGAATCTGTATTTACTGTGCCGCGAATTTCGCTAATTTCCGAGCGAACTACATCCATACCCACACCGCGACCTGAAATTTCATCGGCTTGGTCTTTAATACTAAAGCCTGACTGGAACAGCAGATCGTAGATTTCTGGGCGTGTTATGGTTTTTGCTTCTGCTGGTGTGAGCATACCCAACTTCAACGCTTTGGCTTTGATGCGTTCTGTATCGATACCCGCACCATCATCACCCACAGAGATTACAGTTTGGTTCCCTTGGTGGAAGGCACGAATAGCGATCTCGCCTACGGGCTTTTTACCTGTGGCTTGTCGTACCTCTGGCGTTTCAATCCCATGAGCGATCGCATTATTGAGCATATGAGTTAGCGGATCGGTGAGGTGATCCAAAATCATTTTGTCGATTAAGGTATCCCCACCTTCAATGATTAATTCAACTTGTTTGCCATATTTGATGGCATTATCTCTAACGCCCCGCCGCAAGCGATCGATTGCTTGGGAAAATGGCACCATTCTGGCTCGTGTCAATCCCTCTTGTAGCTGGGTAGTGACTTGGCGAAACTGTCGTGCTACTCGCTCGGTTTCTTCTGTCACAAAGTCAATGTCACTCGCTGACTCCCGTACTCTGACAATCATTTCGATCATTTCCTGGGACAAGGTATGGAAAGGTGTAAACCGATCCATTTCTAGTTCACTAAAACCCCTATCAGCATTGGAATCTGGGGATGCAGCACCCGATTCTTTATTTTTACGGCTGGCTAAAAGCGAGGCTTCTAATAGCGATCGCTCATATAATTCCTGCATCCTCGCCCCAACATCAGAGAGATGTTGCACCTGAATTAGCAAGTTATCTAATGACTGGCGCAGACGTTCTTGATCCTGCTCTAAGGTATTGCGATTTACCACCAACTCCCCAACCAAATTACTCATATCATCCAGTTGCTTAACTGGAACTTTCATCGTTTCTTCAAATCTTGCCGCACGGCGAGTTGAGGGGCGTGGTGTTTTGCCCGTCTTGGGTTTGGCTGATGGTGAATGCGATATTGTATGATCTGCTTCTGCCAGTAATTTTTCTAGATCGCTAAATTCGTCGTCAATCTCTGGTGCAGTTACAGTGTTGTTGGCATTGTTAGCAATTGTTTGTGGTTGCTGCTGTGGATAAACAGGTGGTGGTGTGGCTATTTCCTCATCGTTTTCTTCATCTAGCAATGCTTCCAGTGCTGCAAAATCTTCCTCTGGGATGGGAGTAGAGAATTCTTCTTCTAATAATGTTTCTAGGTCTGCAAATTCGTCTTCTGATGTAACTGCTGGTGGCTGCTCCAATTTAGGATCGGCAACTACAGCATGAGCTATGTTCAACAAAGTTGCGGACAAATCCTTGGCTTCATCTGATGAATTCAATGCGACTTTATTTTCTGCGATCGCAGCATCGTTGAAGTCAATGTTTGCAGTATTATCTACTAACTCTTCTAGATCTGCGAATTCTTGGAAGACAGTTTCTGTCACTGCTAACTCATCAACTATCGGTAGTTCTATGCTGGCGATCGCATCTGTGTTATCTACTAACTCTTCTAGATCTGCGAATTCTTGGAAGA
The genomic region above belongs to Calothrix sp. NIES-2098 and contains:
- a CDS encoding peptidase S9 prolyl oligopeptidase translates to MVKVSWTRLLAIFLVTVMICRWLLPATVANATISTKFPSPVLVEKLTDGESMNRKPSLKQVSLTPSSEHYARQRAPLKTMLTYPLSHKSDRVDNYHGTVVADPYRWLENPDSAETKTWIEAENKITFAYLNEIPAKEKIRQRLTKLWNYERYSIPFKEGESLEKNATERYFYFKNDGLQNQSVLYTLKTLDAQPKVLLDPNKLSEDGTVALADLSISDNGQLLAYGLSTSGSDWQEWKVRDIETGEDLKDQLKWIKFSGVSWTNDNQGFFYSRYDEPQEKSKLEAENAILGSPQEEQFSKTDVNYYQKLYYHRLGTPQSEDLLIYERPDQKEWGFNGDVTEDGKYLIISVWLGTDSKNLVFYKDLNNTNTEVVELINKFEADYSFIDNDDNIFYFRTDLNAPRGRIIAVDIKKPNSKNWQEIIPQSAETLEGVSILNNQFVADYLKDARSQFKIFDLKGTFVREVELPGLGSVNGFDGKRYDTETFYSFTSFTTPGTIYRYDMVTGKSEVYRQPTVDFNPADYETKQVFYQSKDGTRVPMFITHKKGIKLDGNNPTYLYSYGGFNASMTPSFSVSILVWMEMGGVYAMPNIRGGGEYGEEWHQAGMKLKKQNVFDDFIAAAEWLIANKYTKSEKLAIGGGSNGGLLVGACMSQRPDLFGAALPAVGVMDMLRFHKFTIGWAWTSEYGSPDNPEEFKALYAYSPLHNLKPGTAYPATLITTADHDDRVVPAHSFKFAAALQAAQAGNAPVLIRIETKAGHGAGKPTAKIIDEVTDKWAFLVRTLDMKV
- a CDS encoding acetate--CoA ligase, translating into MSQATIESILQEERLFQPPREFSQAAYIKSLEEYQRIYAKSVADPEGFWGELAEKELHWFQKWDKVLDWQPPFAQWFVGGKLNISYNCLDRHLTDGRRDKTALIWEGEPGDSRTFTYAQLHQEVCQMANVLKKLGVQKGDRVGIYMPMIPEAAIAMLACVRIGAIHTVVFAGFSAEALKERLVDAQAKIVITADGGWRKDAIVPVKEQVNRALADNGAPSVQNVLVVKRTDREVNMIPERDLWWHELRQDVAIDCPAEPMDSEDTLFILYTSGTTGKPKGVVHTVGGYSLFSHITTKWIFDVKDNDILWCTADVGWITGHSYIIYGPLSNGATTVMYEGAPRSSNPGCFWDVIQKYRVTIFYTAPTAIRTFMKMGEELPKARDLSSLRLLGSVGEPINPTAWMWYYRVIGGERCPVTDTWWQTETGGAMISPLPGAIPTKPGSATLPFPGIVADVVDLEGNPVGANQGGYLVIHNPWPGMLRNVYRNPDRYRSTYWEHIPPKNGKYIYFTGDGARKDEDGYFWIMGRVDDVINVAGHRLGTMEVESALVSHQAVSEAAVVGRPEEIKGEEIVAFVTLEEGYSPSEELAKELKKHVVQEIGVIARPSEIRFTDALPKTRSGKIVRRVLRALAAGEEIAGDLSTLEDRGVIEQLRSGT